A stretch of Desulfotignum phosphitoxidans DSM 13687 DNA encodes these proteins:
- a CDS encoding ParA family protein — MTQIISIANQKGGVGKTTTAVNLSAALAMLKKKVLLVDCDSQANATTGLGVEKPGLEASLYHGLIGEADIQDLLLPTMLPGLTLLPANVDLIGFEIEMVSVSQREARLKQLLLPVADQYDYVLIDCPPALSLLTLNAFVASHSVLIPLQSEFFALEGLGQLLNTVKRVKSSFNPGLKIKGIVLTMFDRRTNLAQNVVEDARQYFKGLVFKTKIPRNVKLGEAPSYGLPVMLYDKQSQGAKGYMAFARELLKR, encoded by the coding sequence ATGACGCAGATCATCAGTATAGCCAATCAAAAAGGCGGGGTGGGAAAGACCACCACTGCGGTCAATCTGTCTGCAGCTCTGGCCATGCTCAAGAAAAAAGTCCTGCTGGTGGACTGTGATTCCCAGGCCAATGCCACCACGGGCTTGGGCGTGGAAAAACCCGGTCTGGAAGCCTCCCTTTACCATGGACTGATCGGTGAGGCAGACATCCAGGACCTGCTGCTGCCCACCATGCTGCCGGGCCTGACCCTGTTGCCCGCCAACGTGGATTTGATCGGTTTTGAAATTGAAATGGTGTCTGTTTCGCAACGGGAGGCTCGATTGAAGCAGCTTCTGTTGCCCGTGGCAGACCAGTATGATTATGTGCTGATTGATTGCCCGCCGGCATTGAGTCTGTTGACCCTGAATGCATTTGTGGCATCCCATTCCGTGCTGATCCCGCTTCAGAGCGAATTTTTTGCCCTGGAAGGCTTAGGGCAGCTGTTGAATACGGTCAAGCGGGTCAAATCATCGTTTAATCCGGGATTGAAAATCAAAGGCATTGTGCTGACCATGTTCGACCGGCGGACCAACCTGGCCCAGAACGTGGTGGAGGATGCCCGGCAATATTTCAAGGGACTGGTGTTTAAAACCAAGATACCGCGGAACGTGAAACTGGGGGAAGCCCCCAGTTACGGTCTGCCGGTCATGTTGTACGACAAGCAGTCCCAAGGAGCGAAAGGATATATGGCGTTTGCCAGGGAGCTGCTGAAACGATGA
- a CDS encoding ParB/RepB/Spo0J family partition protein, with amino-acid sequence MMDKKKKKTGLGRGIGALIPDFDMDAQKDRGDFFMCSVDTIAPNRYQPRTDFNEEELERLKESIAEQGVLQPLLVRHMDGAYELIAGERRLRAAKSANLSHVPVVVKHLTDEQVLEVSIIENIQRANLNVLEEAEAYFRLMDEFGYTQEKVAQKIGKNRSTIANLLRLRGLPEKIKQSLLNEDISTGHARALLGAESLETQLALFEQVIAHKLSVRKTELLVNQSKQEKPAPVRNLSATEQAFLETTCSQISSRIQSPVNIRKTGEKGRIEINFTSQSEFSRLVDLLINLS; translated from the coding sequence ATGATGGACAAAAAAAAGAAAAAAACAGGCCTGGGCCGGGGTATTGGTGCATTGATTCCGGATTTTGATATGGATGCCCAGAAGGATCGGGGGGATTTTTTCATGTGTTCCGTGGATACTATCGCTCCCAACCGGTATCAGCCCCGCACGGATTTCAATGAAGAGGAACTGGAACGTCTCAAAGAGTCCATTGCTGAGCAGGGGGTGCTGCAACCGCTGCTGGTTCGGCATATGGACGGCGCTTATGAACTGATTGCCGGAGAACGGCGGCTTCGGGCCGCCAAGTCAGCCAATCTGAGCCATGTGCCCGTGGTGGTCAAGCACCTGACGGACGAGCAGGTGCTGGAAGTGTCCATCATCGAGAATATTCAGCGGGCCAACCTGAATGTGCTGGAAGAAGCGGAAGCCTATTTCAGGCTCATGGATGAATTCGGCTATACCCAGGAAAAAGTGGCCCAGAAAATAGGCAAAAACCGTTCCACCATTGCCAATCTGCTCCGGCTGCGGGGATTGCCTGAAAAAATCAAACAAAGTCTTTTGAATGAAGACATTTCCACGGGCCACGCCCGGGCTCTGCTGGGTGCGGAATCTCTGGAAACCCAGCTGGCCCTGTTCGAACAGGTAATTGCCCACAAACTGTCGGTCCGAAAAACCGAGCTTCTGGTGAATCAGTCCAAACAGGAAAAACCCGCGCCGGTCCGGAACCTGTCCGCAACAGAACAGGCCTTTCTGGAAACCACCTGTTCCCAGATTTCCAGCCGGATCCAGTCGCCGGTGAACATTCGAAAAACCGGGGAAAAAGGACGGATTGAAATCAATTTCACGTCTCAATCGGAATTTTCCCGGCTGGTGGACCTGCTGATCAATCTTTCATGA
- the ispH gene encoding 4-hydroxy-3-methylbut-2-enyl diphosphate reductase, with product MKITIAKTAGFCMGVRRAVDMVLDAANTSDTPIYTYGPLIHNPQVLEMLETKGIFRLDTIPEKGTGLVLIRAHGVPPEDETALKQAGFSVINATCPRVVRVQMIIRKFAQKGYATIIIGEENHPEVKGLLGYAQGNGHTVTAMDQFTALPVFENAVVVAQTTQNTALYDEIKAFCAKHRPHYQVFDTICGSTERRQQEVRHLAATHDAVIVVGGRQSGNTRRLAQVAAETRAFTTHIETVSEIDFTALAGFRSIAITAGASTPNWIITDTCSRVARHLEHQRPVAGAISRIQGFFLKTNLLLALGAGSLTYACSVVQQLPRTWIHAAIAMLYVFSMQVLNNMFAVKSDTYNHPDRAGFYRRHRPVLALLALSSGGAGLYLAYTTGVMSFFILLVMSLLGLSYNLKLIPKGWGRTQQIRRIKDIPGSKTLLITMAWGVVTSILPAVDTRSVPLWMAVAFLYAAGLVFSRTAFFDIKAIQGDRIAGRETLPILLGEKKSFVLIRYVLIATLVLLAGAWPAGLSFSLTWLLALVPGLMLVLVHFFGKDSRISGTQMEFMIESSFLLTGVMAAIL from the coding sequence ATGAAAATTACCATTGCAAAAACCGCCGGCTTCTGCATGGGGGTTCGCCGGGCCGTGGACATGGTGCTGGATGCCGCCAATACATCTGATACGCCGATATACACCTACGGCCCGCTGATCCACAACCCCCAGGTGCTGGAAATGCTGGAGACCAAGGGAATTTTTCGGCTGGATACCATCCCTGAAAAAGGCACGGGACTGGTGCTGATCCGGGCCCATGGTGTGCCGCCCGAAGATGAAACGGCCCTGAAACAAGCGGGGTTTTCCGTGATCAATGCCACCTGTCCCCGGGTGGTCCGGGTTCAGATGATTATCCGAAAATTTGCCCAAAAAGGATATGCCACCATTATTATCGGTGAAGAAAATCATCCCGAGGTCAAGGGACTGCTGGGATATGCCCAGGGCAACGGACACACGGTGACGGCCATGGATCAGTTTACAGCGCTGCCTGTATTTGAAAACGCGGTGGTGGTGGCCCAGACCACCCAGAATACGGCATTATATGATGAAATCAAAGCCTTTTGCGCAAAACACCGGCCCCATTACCAGGTGTTTGATACCATCTGCGGGTCCACGGAGCGCCGGCAGCAGGAGGTCAGACACCTGGCTGCCACCCATGATGCCGTGATCGTGGTGGGGGGAAGGCAGAGCGGAAATACCCGGCGCCTGGCCCAGGTGGCCGCTGAAACCCGGGCCTTTACCACGCATATTGAAACCGTGTCGGAAATCGATTTCACGGCCCTGGCAGGATTCCGGTCCATTGCCATTACCGCGGGGGCCTCCACGCCCAACTGGATCATCACGGACACCTGTTCCCGGGTGGCCCGGCATCTGGAGCATCAGCGCCCTGTGGCCGGGGCCATCTCCCGGATCCAGGGGTTTTTTTTAAAGACCAATCTGCTGCTGGCGCTGGGGGCCGGCAGCCTGACCTATGCCTGTTCCGTGGTCCAGCAACTGCCCCGCACATGGATCCATGCCGCCATTGCCATGCTTTATGTGTTTTCCATGCAGGTGTTGAACAATATGTTTGCCGTTAAATCAGACACATACAACCATCCGGACCGGGCCGGGTTCTACCGGCGGCATCGCCCTGTTCTGGCGCTGCTGGCTCTGAGCTCCGGCGGGGCCGGGTTGTATCTGGCATATACCACGGGGGTGATGTCGTTTTTCATTCTTCTGGTCATGAGCCTTCTGGGGCTGTCCTATAACCTGAAGCTCATTCCTAAGGGATGGGGCAGAACACAGCAGATCCGGCGTATCAAGGACATTCCCGGATCCAAAACCCTCCTGATTACCATGGCCTGGGGGGTTGTCACCAGTATTCTGCCGGCCGTGGATACCCGCAGTGTCCCTTTGTGGATGGCCGTGGCATTTTTGTATGCCGCCGGGCTGGTGTTCAGCCGGACCGCATTTTTTGACATCAAGGCCATCCAGGGCGACCGGATTGCCGGCCGGGAAACCCTGCCCATACTTTTGGGAGAAAAAAAGAGTTTTGTGCTGATCCGGTATGTGCTCATTGCAACCCTGGTGCTGCTGGCAGGGGCCTGGCCGGCCGGGCTGTCTTTTTCTCTGACATGGCTGCTGGCCCTGGTGCCCGGTCTCATGCTGGTGCTGGTTCATTTTTTTGGAAAAGACTCCCGGATCTCAGGCACTCAAATGGAATTTATGATCGAATCCTCATTTCTTCTGACCGGGGTGATGGCCGCCATTCTCTAA
- a CDS encoding acyltransferase, with translation MFSFLPSPLKGAVSFLIYLINTILLTVPLILISLLKFILPFQPVVVILDRILMGIAGLWIYINSVNTDLFCKIDWDVRGLDKLTPRQWYLVLSNHQSWVDILVLQKTLRKKVPMLKFFLKKELIWVPFLGLAWWALDFPFMKRYSREFLAKNPHMKGKDLESTRKACQKFRHTPVSIMNFVEGTRYTPEKAKTSAFSHLLTPKAGGIAFVLGSMDQCLNHILDVTIVYPDGVPSFWSFISGKTRKIIVDCQLLEIGWQIKGDYFNDPVFKAQFCEWLNQLWQEKDRKIEHLLSS, from the coding sequence ATGTTTTCTTTTCTGCCATCACCGCTGAAAGGTGCGGTATCTTTTTTGATTTACCTGATCAACACCATTTTGCTCACTGTGCCGTTGATACTGATTTCCCTGCTCAAATTCATTCTGCCGTTTCAACCGGTGGTGGTGATCCTGGACCGGATACTCATGGGCATTGCCGGACTGTGGATTTACATCAATTCCGTCAACACGGACCTGTTTTGCAAAATCGACTGGGATGTCCGGGGGCTGGACAAACTGACACCCAGGCAATGGTATCTGGTGCTGTCCAATCATCAGTCCTGGGTGGATATTCTGGTGCTTCAGAAAACATTGCGCAAAAAAGTCCCCATGCTTAAATTTTTTTTGAAAAAAGAGCTGATCTGGGTCCCGTTTCTGGGACTGGCCTGGTGGGCCCTGGATTTTCCGTTCATGAAACGCTATTCCAGGGAATTTCTGGCAAAAAACCCCCATATGAAGGGAAAAGACCTGGAAAGTACCCGGAAAGCCTGTCAAAAATTCAGACACACGCCTGTCTCCATCATGAATTTTGTGGAAGGCACCCGGTACACCCCGGAAAAAGCCAAAACATCTGCGTTTTCACATCTTTTGACCCCTAAAGCCGGCGGCATCGCCTTTGTTTTGGGATCCATGGATCAATGCCTCAATCACATTCTGGATGTCACCATTGTTTACCCGGACGGGGTCCCGAGCTTCTGGTCATTCATATCCGGTAAAACCCGAAAAATCATTGTGGATTGTCAATTGCTGGAAATCGGATGGCAGATCAAAGGGGATTATTTCAATGATCCGGTTTTCAAGGCACAGTTCTGTGAATGGCTCAATCAGTTATGGCAGGAAAAAGACCGGAAAATCGAACACCTGCTTTCTTCTTAG
- a CDS encoding sigma 54-interacting transcriptional regulator encodes MKKAVLTQTERHFFKTVHNAAFANPFSELRERLDQKIAGLFPSAARRKSKDMCVLEVDRQLKKLTRQNRGNINQYTGEDREVLRVVYLFDVFHKFRDRFDQLIQDQITAQDDPVPVDFVDEAREMMKEKGFSTARFYHYFALSFQLRRAFYFISNTLVGASPCMKTFKKHLWYNVFTYNIGLYDQHLWNRMEDFSTLLLGETGTGKGTAARAIGMSGFIPFDRKRGCFVQSFTRAFSSLNLSQYPETLLESELFGHTKGAFTGAVEDYQGVLDRCSPHGAILLDEIGEIPDHIQVKLLRVLQERTFTPVGAHGLSRFNGRVIAATNRPKKEIMDGRVFREDFYYRLCSDIIEVPPLHTRIQQDPAELDTLLDFTVTRMLGLASPKITTKIKRIIDRRLGNHYSWPGNVRELEQCVRSVLLRRDYLGKQAPEDVSLSSFLCQGIQAQDLPVSDLLSGYCTLLYETLGTYEKVAQKTGLDRRTVKKYIMTHKQT; translated from the coding sequence ATGAAAAAAGCCGTACTGACCCAGACCGAGCGCCATTTTTTCAAAACCGTCCACAACGCGGCCTTTGCCAACCCGTTCAGTGAACTGCGGGAACGCTTAGATCAGAAAATCGCCGGACTGTTCCCGTCTGCGGCCCGCCGGAAAAGCAAGGACATGTGCGTGCTGGAAGTGGACCGGCAGCTCAAAAAACTGACCCGCCAGAACAGAGGCAACATCAACCAGTACACGGGAGAGGACCGGGAAGTGCTGCGGGTGGTGTATCTGTTCGATGTGTTCCATAAATTCCGGGACCGGTTTGATCAGCTGATCCAGGATCAGATCACGGCCCAGGATGATCCGGTTCCCGTGGATTTTGTGGATGAAGCCAGGGAAATGATGAAGGAAAAAGGGTTTTCCACCGCCCGGTTTTACCATTATTTTGCCCTGTCTTTTCAACTGCGCCGGGCATTTTATTTTATCTCAAACACCCTGGTGGGTGCCAGCCCCTGCATGAAAACCTTTAAAAAACACCTCTGGTACAACGTGTTTACCTACAATATCGGGTTGTATGACCAGCATCTGTGGAACCGGATGGAAGATTTTTCCACACTGCTTCTAGGAGAAACCGGCACGGGAAAAGGCACAGCGGCCCGAGCCATCGGCATGAGCGGATTCATTCCCTTTGACAGAAAACGCGGCTGTTTTGTTCAAAGTTTCACCCGGGCGTTTTCCTCATTAAACCTGTCCCAGTATCCGGAAACCCTTTTGGAATCCGAACTGTTCGGCCACACCAAAGGGGCATTCACCGGGGCCGTGGAAGATTACCAGGGAGTGCTGGACCGGTGCAGCCCCCATGGTGCCATTCTTTTAGATGAAATCGGAGAGATCCCGGACCATATTCAGGTCAAACTGCTGCGGGTGCTCCAGGAACGCACCTTTACCCCCGTGGGTGCCCATGGGCTGTCCCGGTTCAACGGCCGGGTCATTGCCGCCACCAACCGCCCGAAAAAAGAGATCATGGACGGCCGGGTCTTTAGAGAAGATTTCTATTACCGGCTGTGCTCGGACATCATTGAAGTACCGCCCCTGCACACCCGGATTCAACAGGATCCGGCCGAACTGGACACCCTCCTGGATTTCACGGTCACTCGCATGCTCGGCCTGGCGTCACCGAAAATCACGACCAAAATCAAAAGAATTATTGACCGCCGCTTGGGAAACCATTATAGCTGGCCTGGGAATGTCCGGGAACTGGAGCAATGTGTGAGAAGCGTGCTGCTCCGAAGAGATTACTTAGGCAAACAGGCGCCCGAAGATGTGTCTCTTTCCAGTTTTCTGTGTCAGGGCATTCAGGCCCAGGATCTGCCGGTTTCCGACCTGTTGTCCGGATACTGCACCCTGTTGTATGAAACTTTGGGCACCTATGAAAAAGTGGCCCAAAAAACCGGGCTGGACAGACGAACGGTCAAAAAATATATCATGACCCACAAACAGACATAA